CTTTGGATTCCCAGAACAAAAGCGGGATCCTGGAGCTTTGTTCCTCTGGAAAAGCCAAAAATTCCCAAGTCACTTCCtgacttttgaaaaaaaaaaaaaaaaaagggaaatttttcctttttggattCTGGCCTGTGCcgcccctggagctggggagggattgagggaattcctgctgggattggGAGAAATCTGAGATGAGTTTTGAGGAGCTTTTCTCAAAATTCCAAGGAATTACCCAGGTGGTTTTATCCACTGGGAAAAAATCCGGTACAATTTTTGGGAGCTTTTCCCAAAATTCCAAGGAATTGTCCTTGTGACTTTATCCACTGGAAAAATTCTGGGATAATTTTGGGAGCTTTTCCCAAAATTCCAAGGTTGTGGTGGGATCATCCAGGTGATTTTGCCCATTGGGAAAAATCTGGGATATTTCTGGGAGCTTTTCGCAAAATTCCACAGGCACAGTGGGTATTATCCAGGTGGTTTTATCCACTGGAGAAAAGAAATCCAGGATAATTTTGGGATCTTTTCCCAAAATTCCAAGGAATTAtccactggggaaaaaataatccagGATAATTTTGGaatcttttcctgctgctcccagaccTTGGCGGCTCCCCTGGATGTTTTcatcactggaaaaaaatattctgggaTAATTCCCGTTTTTTCCCCAGTTCTTTGAGCCTTTCCCGGTCGTTTTCTGGGAATTCAGGCCTGGATGAAGACGTCAGGGCTGCTCCTGATCCTGCTTTTCATCGGGATCACGTTCCCGGCCGCGCCGGGGATGTTGAGGATGAATTAATTCTGTGTTGGGATTCTGGAAGGTTCTGTGGTGGGATTCCCGCGGCTCCAACCCCAGAATTCATCCCAAATTCTCTTTTCCCGCCCTGATTCCTACTGGGAAGGGATTTCCTGCTCTGGGATCAgcctgggaatgggatctgggGGGGTTGGATGGGAGATTCCATGTGGGAATGGGAGACAGGAGCCCTTTtccagggattttgggaattttgggatgaatCCATGGGCCAGGAGCCCTTTtccagggattttgggaatttgAGGAATTTTGGGATGAATCCATCCTTTTGCAGGCTCTGAGGAATTTGGGGGGAATTCTCTCCCTTTATCCCAGAatcctgtgggatttggggtcaacACTGCCTGAGGGATTTCAGGCCCAACCCCACAGGAAATTCCTGGAATTCCGTGGAATTCCTGGAGCTGCATCCATGGGCTCACCAACAATTAAATCCTAAAAACGTTTCCAGATGTGGCAGGGATCAGGATGAAAATCtagtgggattttttgggatcAGGATGAAAATACAATGGAATTTTTTGGTATCatcatgaaaaaaaacccatcagcAATGACCATTTCAACAAAATCCCATAAAAACTGGGGAATGGGCTCTGGGATtcctgggatggatttgggtGGGCTGAAATTCCTGCTAATTCCGGCTGATCCCGATAATTCCCGCAGGTCCAACCGGGATTGCCAGATTGACCAACACCACCGGAACCAGTGCCAGTACTGCCGCCTCAAGAAGTGCTTCCGAGTGGGCATGAGGAAGGAAGGTAGGGAAAAAATTCCCAAGGAATCCAGGAATTCTGGGAATCCAAggtttttggggaaaaaaccctaattctttcctcttttttgtggatttttttggggatttttgggggatcCTTGTGAGGTCAGGATGAAAATCCAGTGGGATTTTTTAGGATCAGGATGAAAATCCAGAAGGTTTCTTTGGTATTGGGATGAAGATCCAGTAGGACCTGATTGGGGTCAGGATGACGATCCAGTAGGATCCGTGTGGGATCAGGATAAAAATCTGGTGGGATTTCTTTGGGATCGGGATGAAAACCCTGTAGGATCCATGCAGGATCAGGATGAAGATCCAGTAGGATCTGTGTGGGATCAGGATGAAAATCTGATGAGATTTTTTGGGGTCAGGATGAAAATCTGGTGGGATCTTTTGGGTTTACCATGCAAACCCAGTAGGATCCATGTGGGATCAGGATGAAGATCCATATGGGGTTGGGATAAGAATgtggtgggattttttggatTGGGATGAAAATCTAATGGGACTTTTTGTGCTCACCATGAAAACCCCAACCTTCCTCCCCCTCCAGCCGTGCAGCGGGGCCGAATTCCCCCCAgccactccagcagcagccccaatCCCCTCCCAGCTGGCGACTTCTTCAACGGGCAGCCGGTGTCGGAGCTGATCTCGCAGCTGCTGCGCGCCGAACCCTACCCGGCGGCACGCTACGGCTCGCAGTAcgcgcagcagcagcagccgccggGCAGCGTCATGGGCATCGACAACATCTGCGAGCTGGCCGCCCGCCTGCTCTTCAGCACGGTGGAGTGGGCGCGGAACATCCCCTTCTTCCCCGAGCTGCCCGTGTCTGACCAGGTGGCCCTGCTGCGGCTGAGCTGGAGCGAGCTGTTCGTGCTGAACGCGGCGCAGTCGGCGCTGCCGCTGCACATGGCGCCGCTGCTGGCGGCCGCCGGCTTCCACGCCTCGCCCATGTCGGCAGAGAGGGTGGTGGCCTTCATGGATCAGATCCGGGTCTTCCAGGAGCAGGTGGAGAAGCTCAACCGGCTGCAGGTGGACTCGGCCGAGTACAGCTGCCTCAAGGCCATTGCCCTCTTCACACCcggtgaggggctgggggcgggTGGGAGGGACTGGGGTTTTCCTGAGGGTTTTTGGGGTTGGGGATGGGTAGGGAGAGGTTGTTCTGAGGGTTTTTCTGAGGGTTTGGGGGTTCTGGGAGTGAGTAAGGAGAGGTTTTCCTGTGTTTATCCAAGAGCTGGTGGTTGGGTCCATCTGAAGTTGGGAATGAACAGGGAAAGGTTTTTGCGGGTTTTTCTGAGGGTTTGGGGACTTGAGATATTGAAAGATTCCTGATGGATTTGGGGATATTCCCTATAAATTTCAGgatatttctttaaattttggGATATTCCAAATGGATTTTGAGATATTGGATTTTGGGATATTCCCAATAGATTTTGAGATATTCCCAATGGATTTTGGGAGATTGGATCTGAGGATATTCCCAATGGATTTGGGAATACTGCCTTTTGGGATATTCCCTTGGGGATATTCCCAATGGATTTGAGGTTATTCCGAATGGATTTAGAGATATCCCCAGTGGGTTTTGTGATATTGGATTTTCGGCTGTTTCCAATGGATTTGGGGTTATTCCCAATGGATTCAGGGATATTCCCAATGGATTTTGGGGATATTGAATTTGGGGACATTCCCAACAGATCCCATGCCACCCCACACACATCGAAACCCTCTCTGTTCCCTGGCAGATGCCTGCGGGCTGTCGGACCCGGCGCACGTGGAGACGCTGCAGGAGAAGGCGCAGGTGGCGCTGACCGAGTACGAGCGCTCACAGTTCCCGTCGCAGCCGCAGCGCTTCGGGCGGCTCCTGCTGCGGCTGCCCGCGCTGCGCGCCGTGCCCGCCGCCCTCATCTCACAGCTCTTCTTCATGCGCCTGGTGGGCAAGACACCCATCGAGACCCTGATCCGCGACATGCTGCTGTCCGGCAGCACCTTCAACTGGCCCTACGGCGCCGGGCAGTAGGGACGGATGGACGCACGGACGGACAGcaggatggatggacggacgcACGGACAGATGGGCAGTGGGACAGATGGATGTACTGCGGGACGGATGGACAGCGGGACAAgccagacagcaggacagatgGATAGTGGGATGGGCCGGAGAACAAGATGGGCCGGACAATGGGATGGGCCTGAAAATGGGATGGGCCAGATAATGGGACAGGGCGGACAGTAGGACGGGCCAGACAATGGGACAGGCTGGAAAATGGGATGGGCCACACAATGGGACAGGCCAGACAGCAGGATGGACGGACAGCAGGACGGGCCAGAGAGCAGAACACATGGACAGGGGGATGGGCCAGAGAACGAGACAGGCGGGACAATGGGATGGGCCAGACAATGGGATGGGCTGGACAGCGGGATGGACGGACAACAGGACAGGCTGTACAATGGGACAGACTGGACAACGGGATGGGCCAGATAGTAGGGACAGGCTGGACAGTGGGATGGGCTGGACAATGGGCCAGACAGACAGCAGGATGGGCCAGACAGCAGAATGGGCCAGAGAACAGAACGGACACTCCCCAGGAAGGGGATTGGGATTCTCCGcaatgccagcagctcctggccctgctggaaCGGGGGTGCACCCTTGTGGGTTGTGCCTGCAGAGTTGTGGGGTTGGCACCAAAGGTTTTGGGGCCTGGCATTGTCACAGGAATTTTTGGGGTTCTACTATTGTCCCAAAAAGTTTTGGGATATTGAGGTTGTCCCCAGAAGAGATCCCAGTGTTGTCCCAAAAAGTTTTGGGGTCGTGGAGTTTTCACCAAAGGTTTTGGGGTCCTGGTGTTGTCCAAAAACTTTTGAGGTCCTGGCATTGTCCTCAAAAGTTTTGGGGTCCTGATGTTGTCACCAAAAGTTTTGGGGACCTGAGGTTGTCC
The Melospiza georgiana isolate bMelGeo1 chromosome 26, bMelGeo1.pri, whole genome shotgun sequence genome window above contains:
- the NR2F6 gene encoding nuclear receptor subfamily 2 group F member 6; translation: MAMVAGAWGEPNGGGAGGTGGGGGGGAEEAASPGGGGSDAEHGEEERPGAGADCVVCGDKSSGKHYGVFTCEGCKSFFKRSIRRNLSYTCRSNRDCQIDQHHRNQCQYCRLKKCFRVGMRKEAVQRGRIPPSHSSSSPNPLPAGDFFNGQPVSELISQLLRAEPYPAARYGSQYAQQQQPPGSVMGIDNICELAARLLFSTVEWARNIPFFPELPVSDQVALLRLSWSELFVLNAAQSALPLHMAPLLAAAGFHASPMSAERVVAFMDQIRVFQEQVEKLNRLQVDSAEYSCLKAIALFTPDACGLSDPAHVETLQEKAQVALTEYERSQFPSQPQRFGRLLLRLPALRAVPAALISQLFFMRLVGKTPIETLIRDMLLSGSTFNWPYGAGQ